The Tripterygium wilfordii isolate XIE 37 chromosome 23, ASM1340144v1, whole genome shotgun sequence genomic sequence CTTGCTGGAGCTTTTGCACTTGGACTTAGAAAGCTTGGGACAGTGGAAGTTCAGGGCCTTCCCTTCTTTGACACTGTGAAGGTTAATTGTACTGATGCACATGCGATTGCTGATGCTGCTTACAAAAGTCAGATCAATTTGCGAATTGTAGACGAAAACACTGTAAGCTTTATATGTCAAATGCAATATTCTTTTACTACAACTCCATGTCATTAGATTAatggaattctttttttttttcagatcaCTGTCTCCTTTGATGAAACGAAAACCTTGGAAGATGTCAATAAACTCCTCAAAGTTTTTGCATCTGGAAAACCTGTGAGTATAATAAACATTAGGTTGTTTGTGTCTAATACTCTGCAATGTGAGTCCAATGAGGCCTAATGTTGGACAGGTTCCATGTCCTCAAAAAATAAGTACTATGATGTTCGCAGCTAATTGTAATTGTCTCCATCAAACTAAGAGCACTTTGGTTCCATTTAACAGGTTCCATTCACGGCTGCATCTCTTGCACCAGAGGTTCAACCATTCATCCCTCCTGGTTTAACTAGGGACAGCCCATATCTGACCCATTCAATCTTCAACTCGTATGAATCTTGCCTGAAATATTAAACTTCTCACAGTTTAGTGCCCGGAACCCACTCTTGactcctttttctttgttttaattttggTCAGGTACCATACAGAGCATGAGTTGCTCAGATATATGCATAGGTTACAGTCAAAGGATCTTTCTTTGTGTCACAGTATGATTCCTTTAGGATCCTGTACAATGAAACTAAATGCGACAGTTGAAATGATGCCTGTCACGTGGCCTAACTTCACTGACATTCACCCTTTTGCTCCTGCTGACCAGGCTCTGGGTTACCAGGTAGTAAAAATTAATCTCGTTTGTTGGGTGTGTTTTTGTGTGTATATGTCCCTATTTTTCTGAGATACAGTATCCTGGTTTTCTTAGGAACTTTTCAACGACTTGGGTGAACTTCTCTGCACCATCACTGGATTTGACTCTTTCTCATTGCAACCAAACGCTGGTGCTGCTGGCGAGTATGCTGGACTGATGGTTATCCGCGCATATCATAAGGTACCATGATGCTACCCTTTTCCTAATATTTACTCATTTCCTGTATCAGTAACGCAAGAAGCATTTAATTCTTTCTGCTTGAAACTTTAATTAGAAGCTGAGCTGATGCCTGATGTTAACCTTAGTGAGGTGCAGTCTTagtggataaatttgatgactGTGACATCCAGTGCAGAGTAGCCAGCGGCTGTGTTTTCGTCAAATTCATCtcacttgtttttcttttgaaatcttCCTAATTTTTTATGACTGTATCAATATGtaaatgaatgaaaatgaatCACAATTGCAGCAATCTTCCAATGTTTGTCAGCATGTTCATGTTGGAAAACTTGCTACACGGGCCTCCTTAACACTGATCCCAAGTTTTGGCTCTTTCCTCATTTGTTGATGCTGATGTAGTTGCTGAATGAACATTGCAGGCAAAAGGAGATCATCACCGTAATGTGTGCATTATACCCGTTTCAGCACATGGAACAAATCCTGCCAGCGCTGCTATGTGTGGAATGAAAATTGTTGCCGTTGGAACTGATGCCAAGGGGAACATCAATATCGAAGAGTTAAGAAAAGCTGCCGAAGGAAATAAGGACAACCTAGCTGCTCTTATGGTATCTGCACACTGCATCCTGGACTTGAATTTATAACCCCTGACACGGATTTTGAGTTCTAATTCAATATCAATTGCTTAACTGCTTTTAATTAAATTTCAGGTCACATATCCTTCCACTCATGGAGTCTATGAAGAAGGCATTGATGAGATATGTAAGATTATTCATGACAATGGAGGTCAGGTATACATGGATGGAGCTAACATGAATGCACAGGTTTGTCTTGCCATCCTTCCACCAAATAAAATTTTGCATCTTTGAGTTGTATGTAAGCATTAAGCACACATTATATTACGTAATGATGTGCCAAATTGCATTACTTTTATAGTTTCCTAGGCAAACCGTTTGTGGGCATACGTTGAATGTTATAGATCTTTTCCTTCGTTTATTGGTCTTGGTGTTCTGGAGGGAGGTTGGTTATCTCCGCAGGTATTCCTCATTTGATGATGTCATCAATGTATTCTAACATAAGTCATGTCTGGGTAtacatcaatttttttggtgGTTGTTGGCTGCACAAGAATTATTCTGCTGCATGTTTCAGTTAAATTCTTCAAGTTCAGTTCTGAGGAAACTTTTGGCGGTTGCAGGTGGGTCTAACAAGCCCAGGCTATATTGGAGCTGATGTTTGCCATCTCAATCTCCATAAAACATTTTGCATTCCTCATGGAGGTGGCGGTCCTGGCATGGGTCCTATTGGTGTGAAGAAGCACTTGGCTCCATATCTGCCTTCTCATCCTGTGGTATGTTTTTCACATATAAGCACATATTCAGTGTCTGTTTTGGATTattttgatgatgatgcatATACAGTGTGGCTTGGTATAAGCACCATGTAAGCTCAATggtcaaatttatttatttttttgtttatattttggacCCGTGAATGCTAGTGGACAATCCCCCCTTCCATGGTGCCTTCTTTAGAATCATACTGACAATTTGACTCACAACTGACAATTGAAAATGTAAAATCTCAAGAATAACCAGTTACAAGATTCAGTATTTATGGCTTCACATTTTACTTTTTTAGTTGACGGGGGATgttaagagagagaataatatgATAGAGATGATTTTGTACCTTATGTAACCTTGGTCAttaataatatttcattttccgTTGGAAAAAGGCATATTACTTGTCGTGGCTTATAGTGACCGTCTTTAAATAACCTTCGTGTACTCCTGCTGCAATATCGGTCTCTCTTGGTTATTAATTGTTTTGCCATGGCAATGCAGGTACGTACTGGCGGTATACCAGCTCCCGAAAAGGCTGACCCACTTGGTACCATCTCTGCTGCACCTTGGGGCTCTGCTCTTATCTTGCCAATCTCTTACACTTACATAGCCATGATGGGGTCCAAGGGACTTACTGATGCTTCAAAAATAGCTATCTTGAATGCAAACTACATGGCCAAGCGTTTGGAGGTTCTTGCCTTAACCATCTCTTGCCTTTTGATTTCTAATAATCAATTTGGTAGGTAGAAGTGGcatcaattgaagataagttgtgaGCAGCAAACCGTTTAGGATggtatgggccggctgtacaaTGTAGAAATAGTGGTGCGGCGGTGAGGATAATCAAAAGAATATTTTTAGTATAGACTAGAAAGCGAAGAGGAAGTCCTAAAAaaacatggcttgaagtagCAAGAAATGATGTGGAAACGAATAAACGTAATGGATTTTCTCGTTGACTCATATAGCCGACCCAATGAGATAAAAGActcgaatgatgatgatgaatttgaCAGTTGCTATGTGCTGATATTTCATGtcaatttttatgaaaaaaatacaaagtgTTTGTTGTAGCAAAACAAACCGTGTTGGATCTGGTACCAAGTCCCcgtttccttttctttataATATGTCATAGGATTTTGAGTTCTCTCTTGAAGTCCAAGATATCTGTTATTTGGATTTTCAGAACCACTACCCAATTCTTTTCCGTGGTGTCAATGGAACTGTTGCCCATGAATTTATTGTTGACTTGAGAGGATTTAAGGTACTCTGATTATTTCACCTTTTTATTTGACCATTTCTCCTTCTTGACCTGATGCTTCCTCTATGACTAACTGTGAGGCAATACATTCTTGTAGAATACCGCTGGGATAGAACCTGAAGATGTTGCCAAACGGCTTATGGACTATGGATTTCATGGACCGACAATGTCATGGCCTGTTCCAGGCACACTGATGATTGAACCCACTGAAAGTGAAAGCAAGGTACATTAATCTCCTCACCTCGTTTAACCTTTCTTCTTTCATAACCCAGTTTCGGTTCTGAGCAAACTCCATATCCTTCACAGGCTGAGTTAGACAGGTTCTGTGATGCTCTCATTTCCATCAGAGAGGAAATTGCAGAAATCGAGAAAGGAAAAGCTGATATCCTCAACAATGTCCTGAAGGTGTGATTGATTTCTTTGTCGCTTATATTAATAACAAAAACATGAACACGTTCCTAGCCTGATCATCGGAATGGAAATTTATTCATGCATTTTGGCAAAGGCATTGTAATGGCATATAAACTTCTTATGTGATGATCTGAAATATGCTACTGCAGGGAGCTCCTCATCCACCATCATTGCTTATGGCAGATTCATGGACGAAACCATATTCTCGGGAATACGCTGCCTTCCCTGCTTCCTGGCTCCGGACAGCGAAGTTCTGGCCTACTACAGGTATGGATGTTCATGTTACTGCCCACTGCTTCAATCCGCGTGCCATTCCCTCACTGCTAAAATTTAGGAAACTATATAAATTCCGGATTGTTTTCTGTTATTAACTTGAGCAAACTCGTATCTCAGGACGTATCGACAACGTGTACGGTGACCGCAACCTTGTATGCACCCTTCTCCCAGCATCACAGGTTGTTGAAGAACAGGCAGCTGCTACTGCATAATCTTCTGGTTCGTCCCCCTGAACATTACTTTGCAGACAACAAAGTGGAAACCATCTTCTCCCATCTCTTTCTGTACATGAATTATCCTCATTCATATGTAACTTACTCATGATCTGTTTCTCTAATAACAGGAGTTGCTAATTGCAACTCAGTTAATCATCCCTTCTTTTACTTTCTCTCTAGTTTCTTATTCTTTCTAAGGTCATACTTCAGAATCATAAGAAAAGCCAACCATAAATTGACATTCTTCTAACTTCCACACAAACCTTGCATCATTTATGTCACTAGTTGCATATCCACGTTTCGCGGGGCATGTGATTATATGGGAAACACCTATAGAACAGTAGAAGCATATATGCCAAAAGAAACTCGTTAGTCctcataaaaaattgaaaaagaaaaatcataatgATGACAAATACCAGTTGACAAATTGTCCATAACAATTCATTGCCAATCTAGCAATCTCCCCCTACAACCTGTCACTGTTAGAGGGGATGTCAACAGGACGGGGACCTCTTTGCCCGTCCCTGTATCCGTTAGACAAATCTTTACTCGTTTCCGCCAAAGTACCCTTTGGGTATTTAAATTTTCAACCCATCTCCATATTCGTCAGTGGGAGAATTCCCATCTCCGTCAACTATAATTTTGAGAACTCcattaattgtaaaaaaattgTCAACTATAATTGGAATTTCAAGAAGtgtaaaaatgaataaattaaaaGCAATGCATGGATTATTTTACCCATAAAAATACCCGTATCCGTCCCAGACCCATTAACTAACGAGGCGTACCCATCTAATTTGGGGCGAGTCATGCGAGTACCTGTCGGATACAAGTATTTTTGATATCCCTAATCATTGTTCCATCCTTGCCTCCTAAACCCTCGAATGCATATTATGTATTGCATACTTTGTCTCATAAATTTATAGTATATTAAATTGGCAGCTCCAAGTCTTAATCGCCATAAACGAGTTTTTTTGGATAATCTTGatcttttcacaaaaaaaaaaaaacaacactttCGTTAATATTGAATcataaaaggaaataaaagcCTCTCTACATGTGGCCACGCCCTAGTCCTATGGTCATATTAAGGAATAACCTTCTTTTGCTATTTGCAGCAAATCTTATCCTATACATTTAGTGGGACTAAATAAAGACTTTTATGTCATTCACAAGTCACAATCCCATAGTCTTTGTCCAGATGCCACTTGTGGGAAAATTCACTCTATTATGGTCACACGTTAAACTTTAATTCAAATTATCATGTCATCGGACGAGAAACTTCTGTGCGTGCGGACCTGACGACTTAAGTTTAGGCCTATATTAGATATCCAAATGACAATATTATATGATAtcgttctcggttatcaaaaaataataattaatattcacTGCTGAGTGTCCCATTCCGATTGGTTTGCAACCTAATTAGGTAGGCTATTCTATATGATTCTTTTGACCCTgacttcaattaattgattttAAGTGGGAGTGAATGAGATTTGAATCACGACCTAACTGTCCTGGCATGACCAAAATGAGAGGAAGGTATCAAAAGACCAATTCATTCAATTTAGAATTTAATATTATCAAGTAAAAAAGGTCACAAGCCTCTCGTTTGCCTTGTATT encodes the following:
- the LOC119993568 gene encoding glycine dehydrogenase (decarboxylating), mitochondrial-like — protein: MERARRFANRPILKRLVAESKQNRCTNESASSVLKSTSPVFYAPSRYVSSVTPFVKSPRWSNGVGNVGFGSQVRSISVEALRPSDTFPRRHNSATPEEQTKMAELCGFDNLDSLINATVPKSIRIDSMNFSKFDEGLTESQMIEHMKRLAANNKVFKSFIGMGYYNTHVPPVILRNIMENPAWYTQYTPYQAEISQGRLESLLNYQTIITDLTGLPMSNASLLDEGTAAAEAMSMCNNIQKGKKKTFVIANNCHPQTIDICKTRADGFDLKVVTADLKDIDYKSGDVCGVLVQYPGTEGELLDYGEFIKNAHAHGVKVVMATDLLALTVLKPPGELGADIVVGSAQRFGVPMGYGGPHAAFLATSQEYKRMMPGRIIGVSVDSSGKPALRMAMQTREQHIRRDKATSNICTAQALLANMAAMYAVYHGPEGLKTIAQRVHGLAGAFALGLRKLGTVEVQGLPFFDTVKVNCTDAHAIADAAYKSQINLRIVDENTITVSFDETKTLEDVNKLLKVFASGKPVPFTAASLAPEVQPFIPPGLTRDSPYLTHSIFNSYHTEHELLRYMHRLQSKDLSLCHSMIPLGSCTMKLNATVEMMPVTWPNFTDIHPFAPADQALGYQELFNDLGELLCTITGFDSFSLQPNAGAAGEYAGLMVIRAYHKAKGDHHRNVCIIPVSAHGTNPASAAMCGMKIVAVGTDAKGNINIEELRKAAEGNKDNLAALMVTYPSTHGVYEEGIDEICKIIHDNGGQVYMDGANMNAQVGLTSPGYIGADVCHLNLHKTFCIPHGGGGPGMGPIGVKKHLAPYLPSHPVVRTGGIPAPEKADPLGTISAAPWGSALILPISYTYIAMMGSKGLTDASKIAILNANYMAKRLENHYPILFRGVNGTVAHEFIVDLRGFKNTAGIEPEDVAKRLMDYGFHGPTMSWPVPGTLMIEPTESESKAELDRFCDALISIREEIAEIEKGKADILNNVLKGAPHPPSLLMADSWTKPYSREYAAFPASWLRTAKFWPTTGRIDNVYGDRNLVCTLLPASQVVEEQAAATA